Proteins from one Impatiens glandulifera chromosome 2, dImpGla2.1, whole genome shotgun sequence genomic window:
- the LOC124926222 gene encoding CTD small phosphatase-like protein 2 isoform X1 gives MQTRKKNAPKVSARDPVSPRVTRHQKKPSENGKLAEKKVTDLITSSARKPKNGGILSKKSGDHTPATNLATLYGSPDGDNNINMMCVGQNTTNVAVAERDSNGGSSAECITETIFSPVYHVTNNLHGQFSNGVDFLQFFHNVDGECIKENSDLHMMNGVPEENITKHNDALMATTHDLGANMSSEVSTIYLSMQDSRLECIDEHDQDYLPNDASVENDENEEYDDFDPFLFIKNLPDLSLVVPTFRPMLLPKQTRSCPSTTLVLDLDETLVHSTLEPCEGADFTFPVNFNLKEHTIYVRCRPHLKDFMERVGSLFEIIIFTASQSIYAEQLLNILDPKRRIIRHRVYRDSCVFVDGNYLKDLSVLGRDLSKVIIVDNSPQAFGFQVDNGIPIESWFDDGSDQELLLLLPFLESLVGVEDVRPLIGKKYNLRERIAAAVCPSKSNGGYPFER, from the exons ATGCAAACTAGGAAAAAGAATGCACCAAAAGTTTCTGCTCGAGATCCCGTTAGTCCAAGGGTTACCAGACATCAGAAGAAACCATCAGAAAATGGAAAACTTGCTGAGAAGAAAGTTACTGATTTGATCACATCATCTGCAAGAAAGCCCAAAAATG GTGGAATTCTGTCAAAAAAGAGTGGGGACCATACTCCTGCAACGAATTTGGCTACCTTATATGGGTCACCGGATGGCGACAATAACATTAATATGATGTGTGTGGGACAGAATACAACCAATGTCGCAGTTGCTGAGCGAGAT AGCAATGGTGGAAGTTCTGCTGAATGCATTACAGAAACTATATTTTCTCCTGTTTATCATGTTACTAATAACCTGCACGGACAATTTTCAAATGGAG TTGACTTCCTCCAGTTCTTCCATAACGTGGATGGAGAGTGTATAAAAGAGAACTCAGACCTGCATATGATGAATGGGGTACCAGAAGAAAATATAACCAAGCACAACGATGCATTGATGGCGACAACACATG ATTTAGGGGCCAACATGTCATCTGAAGTTTCAACCATATACTTGTCCATGCAAGATTCGAGGTTGGAATGCATTGATGAGCACGATCAAGATTACTTGCCAAATGATGCTAGTGTGGAGAACGATGAAAATGAAGAGTATGATGACTTTGACCCATTCTTGTTCATAAAAAACTTGCCAGACTTGTCATTAGTTGTCCCAACTTTTCGGCCTATGCTGCTACCTAAGCAAACACGGAGTTGCCCTTCTACCACTCTTGTTTTGGACTTGGATG AAACATTAGTGCATTCCACTCTAGAACCGTGCGAGGGCGCAGATTTCACCTTTCCTGTGAATTTTAACCTCAAAGAGCACACTATCTATGTTCGATGCCGTCCACATCTCAAAGACTTCATGGAAAGAGTTGGCAGCCTTTTTGAGATCATTATATTTACTGCTAGTCAAAGCATTTATGCTGAACAACTTCTTAATATTCTGGATCCTAAGAGGAGGATAATACGCCACCGTGTTTACCGTGATTCTTGTGTTTTTGTGGATGGGAATTACCTTAAAGATCTATCTGTTTTGGGTCGTGACTTGAGTAAAGTTATTATCGTTGACAACTCTCCTCAG GCATTTGGATTTCAAGTGGACAATGGAATACCCATAGAGAGCTGGTTTGATGACGGTTCAGATCAAGAACTTCTGTTACTTCTCCCGTTTTTGGAGAGTTTGGTTGGTGTTGAAGATGTTCGTCCGTTGATTGGAAAGAAGTACAACCTTAGGGAAAGGATTGCTGCAGCTGTTTGTCCTTCCAAGTCTAACGGTGGATACCCATTTGAAAGGTAA
- the LOC124927994 gene encoding chaperone protein DnaJ: protein MVPVVLTQLATGLSVLAGAALVKSVIDRNPMAGGPGQFPRCPSCNGTGRIPCMCNRWSDSDVGCRACSGSGRMPCNSCGGTGTGRPIPVQLAVRPSPNRPS from the coding sequence ATGGTTCCTGTGGTCTTGACCCAGCTGGCGACGGGTCTAAGCGTGTTAGCCGGTGCGGCCTTGGTCAAGTCTGTTATCGACCGGAACCCCATGGCCGGCGGACCAGGTCAATTCCCAAGGTGCCCGAGTTGTAATGGAACAGGCCGCATCCCCTGTATGTGTAATCGCTGGTCCGACAGTGACGTTGGGTGCCGAGCTTGCTCTGGATCAGGTCGAATGCCTTGCAATAGCTGCGGAGGAACTGGGACAGGCCGACCGATTCCGGTTCAGCTCGCTGTTCGTCCTTCTCCAAATCGACCTTCTTAA
- the LOC124926224 gene encoding REF/SRPP-like protein At1g67360: protein MDERNEPELKRLGFVRVIALNTLLCASNLYDYAKKNSGPLKSAVGTVENAVTPVLVPVRDKFKDLPAQFLVFLDDKVDEAVNKFNIHAPIIAKKVVSQGKDMIKRTSEEAQVLVKDVQVGGASAGIEHASALFKELFVWWSVRFWYLANTIKPCKAVAHKAIPVLTVCADKYNQTLTGLTSKGYAAIAYFPLVPVDEMANAYKKFETDQKGNSSETDLPPHDDGDKSGTKAD, encoded by the exons ATGGATGAGAGAAATGAACCAGAATTGAAGAGGCTAGGGTTTGTCAGAGTTATCGCGCTCAACACTCTTCTCTGCGCCTCCAATCTCTACGATTACGCAAAGAAAAACTCCGGTCCACTCAAATCGGCCGTCGGTACAGTGGAGAACGCCGTCACGCCAGTCCTCGTCCCTGTTCGCGACAAATTCAAAGACCTTCCTGCCCAATTTCTTGTTTTCCTTGACGACAAG GTTGATGAGGCAGTAAACAAATTCAACATACATGCTCCAATAATAGCTAAGAAGGTAGTAAGTCAAGGAAAAGATATGATAAAGAGGACATCAGAAGAAGCCCAAGTTCTAGTGAAGGATGTTCAGGTTGGGGGAGCATCTGCAGGAATTGAACATGCATCTGCGTTGTTCAAAGAGCTGTTTGTGTGGTGGTCAGTGAGATTCTGGTACTTAGCCAATACTATAAAACCTTGTAAAGCAGTTGCACACAAGGCTATTCCTGTGCTCACTGTATGTGCTGACAAGTACAACCAGACTCTTACTGGCTTGACCTCAAAGGGTTATGCAGCCATAGCTTATTTTCCTTTAGTTCCTGTTGATGAGATGGCTAATGCCTATAAGAAGTTTGAAACTGATCAGAAAGGTAATTCTTCTGAAACTGATCTTCCTCCTCATGATGATGGTGACAAAAGTGGAACCAAAGCAGATTAA
- the LOC124926222 gene encoding CTD small phosphatase-like protein 3 isoform X2: MQTRKKNAPKVSARDPVSPRVTRHQKKPSENGKLAEKKVTDLITSSARKPKNGGILSKKSGDHTPATNLATLYGSPDGDNNINMMCVGQNTTNVAVAERDSNGGSSAECITETIFSPVYHVTNNLHGQFSNGVDFLQFFHNVDGECIKENSDLHMMNGVPEENITKHNDALMATTHGANMSSEVSTIYLSMQDSRLECIDEHDQDYLPNDASVENDENEEYDDFDPFLFIKNLPDLSLVVPTFRPMLLPKQTRSCPSTTLVLDLDETLVHSTLEPCEGADFTFPVNFNLKEHTIYVRCRPHLKDFMERVGSLFEIIIFTASQSIYAEQLLNILDPKRRIIRHRVYRDSCVFVDGNYLKDLSVLGRDLSKVIIVDNSPQAFGFQVDNGIPIESWFDDGSDQELLLLLPFLESLVGVEDVRPLIGKKYNLRERIAAAVCPSKSNGGYPFER, encoded by the exons ATGCAAACTAGGAAAAAGAATGCACCAAAAGTTTCTGCTCGAGATCCCGTTAGTCCAAGGGTTACCAGACATCAGAAGAAACCATCAGAAAATGGAAAACTTGCTGAGAAGAAAGTTACTGATTTGATCACATCATCTGCAAGAAAGCCCAAAAATG GTGGAATTCTGTCAAAAAAGAGTGGGGACCATACTCCTGCAACGAATTTGGCTACCTTATATGGGTCACCGGATGGCGACAATAACATTAATATGATGTGTGTGGGACAGAATACAACCAATGTCGCAGTTGCTGAGCGAGAT AGCAATGGTGGAAGTTCTGCTGAATGCATTACAGAAACTATATTTTCTCCTGTTTATCATGTTACTAATAACCTGCACGGACAATTTTCAAATGGAG TTGACTTCCTCCAGTTCTTCCATAACGTGGATGGAGAGTGTATAAAAGAGAACTCAGACCTGCATATGATGAATGGGGTACCAGAAGAAAATATAACCAAGCACAACGATGCATTGATGGCGACAACACATG GGGCCAACATGTCATCTGAAGTTTCAACCATATACTTGTCCATGCAAGATTCGAGGTTGGAATGCATTGATGAGCACGATCAAGATTACTTGCCAAATGATGCTAGTGTGGAGAACGATGAAAATGAAGAGTATGATGACTTTGACCCATTCTTGTTCATAAAAAACTTGCCAGACTTGTCATTAGTTGTCCCAACTTTTCGGCCTATGCTGCTACCTAAGCAAACACGGAGTTGCCCTTCTACCACTCTTGTTTTGGACTTGGATG AAACATTAGTGCATTCCACTCTAGAACCGTGCGAGGGCGCAGATTTCACCTTTCCTGTGAATTTTAACCTCAAAGAGCACACTATCTATGTTCGATGCCGTCCACATCTCAAAGACTTCATGGAAAGAGTTGGCAGCCTTTTTGAGATCATTATATTTACTGCTAGTCAAAGCATTTATGCTGAACAACTTCTTAATATTCTGGATCCTAAGAGGAGGATAATACGCCACCGTGTTTACCGTGATTCTTGTGTTTTTGTGGATGGGAATTACCTTAAAGATCTATCTGTTTTGGGTCGTGACTTGAGTAAAGTTATTATCGTTGACAACTCTCCTCAG GCATTTGGATTTCAAGTGGACAATGGAATACCCATAGAGAGCTGGTTTGATGACGGTTCAGATCAAGAACTTCTGTTACTTCTCCCGTTTTTGGAGAGTTTGGTTGGTGTTGAAGATGTTCGTCCGTTGATTGGAAAGAAGTACAACCTTAGGGAAAGGATTGCTGCAGCTGTTTGTCCTTCCAAGTCTAACGGTGGATACCCATTTGAAAGGTAA
- the LOC124927060 gene encoding ELMO domain-containing protein A, producing the protein MVVPDESSCVAPTWMGKGITCVCFKRKGIVERICINLTPQKEERMRRLKHRTKVSFDASRVEHQEALRALWFATYPDQDLHGLVSDQWKEMGWQGKDPSTDFRGGGFISLENLVFFAKTFPISFQHVLKKQGGKRATWEYPFAVAGVNITFMIMQMLELDSTKPRSFVRPVFMQMLSENEWAFDLLYCVAFMVMDKQWLERNASYMEFNDILKCTRAQLEKEILMDNVIRIEGMPSYSLLC; encoded by the exons ATGGTTGTTCCAGATGAATCGTCATGCGTGGCACCAACGTGGATGGGGAAAGGTATCACTTGTGTTTGCTTTAAGCGTAAGGGAATTGTTGAACGAATTTGCATCAATTTGACACCACAGAAG GAAGAAAGAATGAGAAGGCTCAAACATCGCACAAAAGTTAGTTTTGATGCCTCAAGAGTTGAACACCAG GAAGCACTAAGGGCCTTATGGTTTGCCACTTATCCTGACCAAGATCTCCATGGGTTAGTGTCTGATCAGTGGAAGGAAATGGGCTGGCAAGGCAAAGATCCGTCTACTGATTTCAG AGGAGGTGGATTCATTTCACTGGAGAACCTAGTGTTCTTTGCCAAGACATTCCCA ATATCATTTCAGCACGTATTGAAAAAGCAGGGGGGCAAACGAGCTACATGGGAATACCCTTTTGCTGTTGCGGGTGTAAATATCACATTTATGATCATGCAAATGCTTGAACTAGATTCTA CAAAACCCCGATCATTTGTCAGGCCAGTTTTCATGCAGATGTTGTCAG aAAACGAGTGGGCTTTTGACCTACTGTATTGTGTAGCTTTCATGGTCATGGACAAGCAATGGCTGGAGAGAAATGCAAGCTATATGGAGTTCAAT GATATTCTGAAATGTACTCGAGCTCAGCTGGAAAAAGAAATTCTAATGGATAATGTTATAAGGATTGAAGGCATGCCCTCCTATAGCCTTCTGTGTTAA
- the LOC124927581 gene encoding ranBP2-type zinc finger protein At1g67325-like encodes MSQVDNRNSSATKRARTDGGRREDDWTCPSCGNVNFSFRTTCNMRNCTQSRPADHNLKSAAKPMQAPHFSPSSPYAGIGAAPSMYVGVPPYGSSMYTGSPLPLYDIPFAGGSAYPYNYGDRFSGGSPYRPLPLSGPSLYSRGSMIANGGMYGLPPLIDRYSLGMPMGPVGMGPRPLLYPDDMHHKKDATRDNDWECPKCGNVNFSFRTVCNMRKCNTAKPGSQAAKSDRNSKQKMPEGSWKCDKCNNINFPFRTKCNRQNCGAERASEEKESLSGSDGNGQ; translated from the exons ATGTCTCAG GTTGATAATAGGAATTCCTCTGCAACTAAGCGAGCTAGGACTGATG GTGGACGCAGGGAAGATGACTGGACCTGTCCCAGCTGTGGGAATGTCAATTTCTCATTTAGGACAACATGCAATATGCGCAATTGCACCCAGTCTAGGCCAGCTGACCACAACTTA AAATCTGCGGCTAAGCCTATGCAAGCTCCACACTTCTCTCCGTCGAGTCCTTATGCAGGAATTGGTGCAGCTCCTTCAATGTATGTGGGTGTGCCACCTTATGGATCTTCAATGTACACTGGTTCTCCACTGCCTCTTTATGATATTCCCTTTGCTGGAGGTTCAGCATATCCTTACAACTACGGAGATCGTTTTTCTGGAGGCAGCCCCTATAGGCCTTTGCCTTTATCGGGGCCCTCACTGTACTCTAGGGGTTCCATGATTGCAAATG GTGGGATGTATGGACTACCACCTCTGATAGATCGATATAGCCTGGGTATGCCCATGGGCCCTGTTGGAATG GGTCCAAGGCCTTTACTTTATCCAGATGATATGCATCATAAGAAAG ATGCTACCCGTGATAATGACTGGGAATGTCCCAAGTGTGGCAATGTGAACTTCTCTTTTAGAACTGTTTGTAATATGAGGAAGTGCAATACTGCAAAGCCTGGATCTCAG GCTGCTAAATCTGATAGAAATTCTA AACAGAAGATGCCTGAGGGAAGCTGGAAATGTGACAAATGCAATAATATCAATTTTCCTTTTAGAACCAAATGTAACAGACAGAACTGTGGTGCTGAGAGAGCCTCTGAGGAAAAGGAATCTCTTTCAGGAAGTGATGGAAATGGCCAG TGA
- the LOC124926550 gene encoding uncharacterized protein LOC124926550, whose amino-acid sequence MGFIMEFAENLVLRLMEDPKERDRKFRERLYDRKEKCKKTKEMWSLPLRPYGFWNLERHNSQLYWDPQISQVPGRRDPYDELLQDSSSPSK is encoded by the exons ATGGGATTCATAATGGAGTTTGCGGAGAATTTGGTATTGAGACTGATGGAAGATCCTAAAGAAAGAGATCGTAAGTTCAGGGAACGTCTCTACGACCGCAAGGAGAAGTGCAAGAAGACAAAGGAGATGTGGAGCCTTCCTCTCCGTCCTTACGGATTCTGGAATTTGGAGCGCCATAACTCTCAGCTTTACTGGGATCCCCAAATCAGTCAGGTTCCTGGTCGCAGGGACCCTTATGATGAACTCCTTCAGGATAGCTCTTCCCCTTCCAAGT GA
- the LOC124924067 gene encoding chlorophyll a-b binding protein, chloroplastic, giving the protein MASSSCCVSSAIALSSSPSSQKAGAIVGIPKASFLGGSGSRKLRITKKTTPSGLARSVTVSALADPDRPLWFPGSTPPEWLDGSLPGDFGFDPLGLGSDPETLRWMHQAEIVHSRWAMLGAAGIFIPEFLTKIGILNTPSWYTAGEQEYFTDKTTLFIVELIFIGWAEGRRWADIIKPGSVNTDPIFPTNKLTGTDVGYPGGLWFDPLGWGSGSPKKIKELRTKEIKNGRLAMLAVMGAWFQAIYTGTGPIDNLFAHLADPGHATIFATFSPK; this is encoded by the exons ATGGCTTCCTCTTCCTGCTGTGTTTCTTCAGCCATTGCCCTTTCCTCCTCACCCAG CTCTCAGAAGGCTGGAGCCATTGTTGGAATTCCCAAGGCTTCTTTCCTTGGTGGTAGTGGATCAAGAAAGCTTAGAATAACCAAAAAGACCACACCATCTGGATTAGCACGATCAGTCACTGTCTCCGCTCTTGCTGACCCTGATCGACCCCTCTGGTTCCCCGGAAGCACTCCACCTGAATGGCTCGACGGCAG CCTACCTGGAGATTTTGGATTTGATCCATTGGGTCTTG GATCTGACCCTGAAACGTTGAGATGGATGCATCAGGCTGAGATAGTTCACAGCAGATGGGCAATGTTGGGGGCTGCTGGAATCTTCATTCCAGAATTCTTAACCAAGATTGGCATCCTCAACACTCCTTCATGGTATACAGCCGGTGAGCAGGAATACTTTACTGACAAGACAACCTTGTTCATTGTCGAGCTCATTTTCATCGGATGGGCCGAAGGGAGAAGATGGGCTGACATCATCAAGCCTGGAAGTGTTAACACTGACCCAATATTCCCCACCAACAAGCTTACCGGAACAGATGTTGGTTACCCGGGTGGGCTTTGGTTCGATCCTCTAGGCTGGGGAAGTGGTTCTCCTAAGAAAATCAAGGAGTTGAGGACTAAGGAGATCAAGAACGGACGGTTAGCCATGTTGGCTGTTATGGGGGCCTGGTTCCAAGCTATCTATACTGGAACTGGACCCATTGATAACCTTTTTGCTCACCTTGCTGATCCTGGTCACGCCACCATCTTTGCT ACATTCAGCCCTAAGTGA
- the LOC124926877 gene encoding F-box protein At1g67340, with amino-acid sequence MKTRSGLRYRTEEMNCERLILRTKKRIRRLDIVRNGDCFEKLPDDLVLSILCKLSASAKSPSDFFSASLTCKRFRDLAMNSVVLSRASPNIVAVRAKIWCDSAHRFLKICADSGNVEACYMLGMIRFYCLQNRGTGACMMAKAAMSSYAPALYSLAVIQFNGSGGSKNDKDLRAGVALCARAAFLGHVDALRELGHCFQDGYGIRKNIVEGRRFLVQANALEYAAAASAKTTVRFQLTPPSNNSGSFPLLSDFGCDVPAQEAHPANRFLTEWFANRVGNGGGDEACSVLRLCSHVGCGRPETRRHEFRRCSVCGRANYCSRACQAMDWKMRHKVECGPAEFWVEEEEDDGGNGNGELEEEEEEEEDEVEE; translated from the exons ATGAAAACCAGAAGCGGACTTCGATATCGAACGGAGGAGATGAATTGCGAACGGTTAATACTTAGAACGAAGAAGAGGATCAGAAGATTAGATATCGTTAGAAATGGCGATTGCTTCGAGAAATTGCCTGACGATCTCGTCCTTTCTATTCTCTGCAAACTTAGCGCCTCCGCTAAATCTCCTTCAGATTTCTTCAGCGCCTCTTTAAC ATGTAAGAGATTCAGAGATTTGGCTATGAATTCTGTTGTGCTTTCAAGAGCATCACCGAACATTGTAGCGGTTAGGGCGAAGATTTGGTGTGATTCTGCTCATCGATTTTTGAAGATCTGCGCAGACTCCGGCAATGTTGAAGCCTGCTATATGCTTGGCATG ATTCGATTTTATTGCTTGCAAAATCGAGGAACTGGAGCTTGTATGATGGCGAAAGCGGCGATGAGTTCTTACGCGCCGGCTCTATATTCCCTTGCGGTTATTCAGTTTAACGGAAGCGGTGGTTCAAAGAACGATAAGGATCTACGCGCCGGTGTAGCTCTATGTGCACGCGCCGCCTTCCTTGGTCACGTTGACGCTCTCCGTGAATTAGGACACTGTTTTCAAGACGGTTACGGGATTCGGAAAAATATTGTGGAGGGCCGTCGGTTTCTAGTCCAGGCCAACGCGCTTGAGTACGCGGCGGCGGCTTCGGCGAAGACAACGGTGCGGTTTCAGCTGACGCCGCCGTCTAATAACTCTGGTAGTTTCCCGCTTCTGAGCGATTTCGGATGTGACGTGCCGGCTCAAGAGGCACACCCGGCGAACCGGTTTCTGACAGAGTGGTTTGCGAATCGGGTTGGGAATGGTGGTGGTGATGAGGCGTGTTCGGTGCTCCGGTTATGTTCTCATGTGGGATGCGGTCGGCCGGAGACCCGACGGCATGAGTTCCGGCGGTGCTCCGTGTGTGGACGGGCGAATTATTGTTCTCGGGCTTGCCAGGCTATGGATTGGAAGATGCGACACAAGGTGGAGTGTGGACCGGCGGAATTTTGGGTTGAGGAGGAAGAGGACGATGGTGGTAACGGTAACGGGGaattggaggaggaggaagaggaagaagaagatgaagttgaagaataG